atttagaatatTATTTGAGAtcttgttatttttaatattcgaAAAACTGTTCATTATATCTACTATTTGTTCAGacttaaaataatttattttactttcaATTAATAAGGTTAACATAGATAAGACTTCgtcatttaaaattttacttttctTAGAAAAACAACTTAGTGTTATCAATAGACTTTTTTCATCGAAttttaaattcatatatttataattataataaaaaaaatcaaataatttattattattattattatcatcattaCAATAATTGTGATcacaaattttaataaaaggtataaAAATACGTGCacttaatttctttttcattttttttattaatttcatttggATAATTTCAGAATTTTTTATGCTATGATCATTCagtttattattaaaaccattatttaaattattagaatttaaatttgtcctatttaatatattttttgtttcattatttatattatcatttaatatattttttttatttagattACTTTTACTATTGTATTTATcatatgatttattttttttagaacaTTCAATTTGATATATCTTAttctcattttctttttgatacttttgtaaaatatcatctctttttttatataaaaattttctctcttttctattaaatattatatattcacttttgattttttttaaaaagaagcATCCTATTTTATCCTTAAtataagaaaagaaaaacacATTCAAACAATCATAAATATTTACCAATCTATTGATATTTTCAATTACAacttttctcttttttaaaCATTCAACAagaaagaatataaaatctatagaattctttttatttttcttgttttcaaagtttattttataaaatattttgaaggATTccgaatttatttttttattttgattgtcgtcattattatattttttattaattgaattATCTCCAAATATAATATACCCATCACTTAAATCTTTTAcgttttcttttattttatttatatttttatgtatttttaaataagagtttagtatattatataattgatATATAGAGAATGAGTATAATCTAtgcaaaattataaaattaaatttatacaaacataaaatattgtacatatttatattttttaaatttgaaaaGATACAAAACATTGATATTAAATCCCTATTAGGAATTGTATACATATTTAGAAATTcccaaaataaataattaaaatactcaatattaaaatagtctaattttataaaaatattactaattattattaattttctaaattctacattttcttttttcctaataaaattacatatatcatcaaataaattataatttacatAATTGTATTTTTGACATTTATCTAAGATAATAGTTAAATTATTAACATCATTCATctcatatttaataattaatttattttttttattttcatttttttcaaaagtgttcatatatttttggacagtattaaaatttttttttatagaaatgTCATATAAATTTCTATGCTTCTTACCAGatgcttctttttttttatcatatgtaagattattatatatttcacaaatattttcaatattatttaattttttttttaaattctttttgcTTTCCATTATCagcatattatttttttcattaacttTCTGTACTAGGATCTTcttatttctctttttttcttcttcatatgTATTACTAATTATTTCTgtatttgtaatttttacattttctgaatttacattattttcattatttcttttttttaaataattatcatcATATTGATCTAATTTACTTTGTTTTTTATGtgaaaaatgttttatttcattttcattaatttttaaattattatcaaataaaaaaagagatttttcttttttggaGAATTCTATAATTTgtattaattctttatttttatataataatgttattttttcattgtaTAAGTTGTTTCTGTAAGTTGTTTTAAAATTGTATAtacgtttttttttattattttctctatatattactttttttaagaattttattttttttacgttgtttatcatttttcttttatttttcttaaagcttatttttctatatttatttagAGCACATCTTTCTCGAATATTTGTTCTTTcttaattgaaaataataatttatatatttttttatataaagataCATCtcctttattaaattatgcTTTGGtagttattattttattttatttttttttatattgccTTACTGAATTGCTCATAttattttacaattttttatttttaaatttttttttttttttttgtattaatttgtacataattttttttttatgtgatAGTCTAAAACTATAGGTAATTATgatctttattttatttttttttttacttttttgtttgtttaattcttcataagatcatatatatgtatgagaaaaaataataaaatgattaaaaatgtaaaatccttagcattattatttttattacttgaaataatattagaaaaatatacCATTATATGTGTTAAGaaaatcaatttttttaattataaaagcAAGAATCAAATTTTTAGCAAAAAATCagatttattatattttttgcaGACAAAATGTAAaactaaatatatacataagaTATatgagaataaaaaaaatataaaagatataattaaAGAATCTTTAAATTTGCCTATTCAATATTTGCCAACTACATATAATAGTTTTGATAGGTGAAAAATGaaacactaaaaaaaaaaaagaaaaaaaagaaagaaagaaaatattttataattttttatatataataagaaaaaatctttattatttcattttactttttttactAGACAAATATTTATTCAAAACATATGGAATAATGAACAGATATATGAAAagagaaatttaaaaaatataaaaagatgtatatataattattgcAACAAAGAAAAcgaattaaataatgaaattgataaaaataaagcaaaTGCTTTGTACAAGAaggaaatattaataaatgaatttatcaaagataaaaaaattgtaaccgatttaagaaaagaaaatgttATGAAATTTATTTCTAATGATATCTTAgtaaaaagtaataataatacctttttaaataaatttcaagaattaatagaaaataataagaaaaaagaaacatatataaaaaataataaaaaaaaaattatattaaaattatatgagagaataataaaaaacataaaaattatacatgATGGCCCACCTTATGTAAATAATGACATACATATTGGgcatatattaaataagatAATAAaggatatatatttaaaatttcttttatttcaaaatttttttgttttacttATACACGGTTTTGACACTCATGGATTACCTATTGAATACAATGTAATGaaactattaaaaataagcaatatagaagaattaaatttaaattccTACCCTATAGGAAAGGCAAGCATAAAAGAAAACACATTTAACATAGACATATTGAGTACATTAAAAAAGGAATCTCAAAAggaagaaaattattttcttcttagcttatttaataaaattaaagatatTCAGAGtaatatattagaaaaaaaggtTAAATATTTCAAGAATTTATGTAAATGTTATTCTTCctattttataaatgaacAATTAATATCTTTAATTTCATATGGAATCTGGGGATACTGGAATTATTCATACATCACTTTTTATAagttatatgaaaatattcaATATAAGGTTTTTCAGAATCTTTTAAAACATGTAAATTCATAGAattgttaatttttaattttttttaattttttcttatttttttttcttatttttttttttttatagaaatacatttatataagcAACAGACCTATATACCACAGCTATGCAACAAAAACCGTTTTATCAGATAgtgaaataatatataaaaaaagagtttgcaattctttttattttttttatagtttcAGCAAAGTAAGtgatcattttttattatatattttaaaagaatttaagggaaataaattattaaatgaaatttttcagcttaatgaagaagaaatggaattttattttcaaaatttgaACTCATTTATAGAGTATATAGATTTAAACAAAAACGATAatgattattttaataaattaaaaagccaaataatatataaaataatatctaatataaaaattttagtttTCACAACACAAATACAcactatttttaataataaaagtttgTTAATACATGAAGAATACTTATATAGAATTGTAAAAgtaaattttgaaaattccGAAAgtctcttttttattataagcGATAAAtcttttgataatttttataatgatctaaaaaaatattattgcaAAAAACCAACAATAGTAGGAATACAAAATATTACTACTTTAAAGggaaaatattttcattcatgcaaatatgtaaattttattgATAAGAAAAGtaatgattttatttttgtttcaaaaaatgaaattaaggAATTTTTTGGTACAGGTATTGTTCACTTGTCTCCATCTCATGGATTTATagattataatttatattacaaaaaaaataaattaaaaaaaatatatttaaatgagaAGCATTTttcagaaataaaaaaagagaagaCAAATGATTACTATTATAATAACTTACAACTAAAAAAAAGACTACGTGATATAAGTAGTAATAATATGATATACAATTTTCTTAATTATAACAATaatcatttattaaattataaaactttaaataaagaaaaaaaaaaaaaaaaattttcttttgataTTATTAATCAAAACGTTATTGATGAGAATGATGATTTGAAAGAAGAATATAAGCGaattattgtaaaaaatataaaaaataacatccATTTGATAGagcaaaatgaaaataattgtGAACAGAACATATTAAGTAacttagaaaataataaaataaatattaatagaaaagatatacatttattatttttttattcattttatcaaaatatacttttttattttccataTGAACATTCCTACACATTTGATTGGAGATCTCACACAACTGTTCAAATCAAATCACtattacaaatatatatagatataaaaaaaataaaaaacaaaatgttttttaaaagtataaacaaaataaaatttattaatgatCATACTAAAAAAAGTTTGATAAAAACTATTAAAGATAGAAAAGAATGGTGTTTAAGTCGACAAAAATATTGGGGATTGAGCATTCCTCTAAAggatattaatttaaatagtgAACATAAAATAAGTTTTAAAAAGCAGATAATGGATGTTTGGTTTGATTCATCCATCTCTTATTTATACGTTTTTTATATGCTTagacatattttatttaatatttatcttaaaaaaattatttcatcaCTTAAAAATGTAAGTTTCAAtccaaaagaaaaaaataaaataattttcattaaaaaatataataataataataatcttTCATTTAGCATATATGATATTTACGAggagatattaaaaaagaaaaacaatagatttaatttttctaatgaAAAACATTTGTTAAAAGATAtattggaaaaaaaaaaaatatttgaccCTTGTAAAATGTATAAATGTATAATAAACCAAatctataataaaaataacttcTTTAAATTACAGAATGTGAAtgatatactttttttaaaaagtaaaaatcagaaaaaattttttaaaaattctttaaatatacaTTTGTGTTGTGAAGGGATTGATCAAATAAGAGGATGGTTtcaatcctttttttttatttttttttctttgaacacaataagagaaaataaaatggaacattcttttaataaattaccTATTAAAAATGTTGTTGTACATAATTATGTTGTtgacaaaaataatattaaaatgagTAAAAGTTTAAATAATGTTATAACACCTAGAgaactatttttaaaatttgataatgaaaaaagtaaaaatcctgtttttaataaaacagaaagaactaaaaaaaatgttaccaggaaaaatataaatgataaaagtACAAATATTAAAGTAGTGAAGAAAAATTTGGAGAAAACAAATGTTGATAAAAACGtacataaaataatagaCAAAAATACAACCCAcgaaaatttaattaaaaaatcaatagaaaaaaacaacgaattaaataaaagatttaatGCAGATATTGTTAGATTGTGGTTATGTTGTTACAattttgttaataaaaatataactgTGAGCTTTgaaattttagaaaatataaataaatatatatacttaaaaatatacaatacttttaaatttttatttaataatatatgcGATTTGAATTTTTCTGataagaaattaaaatttagaGATATTCAAATAATggataaatttattttatataaaaaagataatttaattaaagatTGTATAAGTGCCTACAAAAATCTCAAATTACAGTTGGTTCTAAAATACATtttgaattttatatataaagatttaGCAATTTATATCGACTACAGTAAAGATAGattgtatataaataaaaaaaattctataagtagaaaaaattgtcaaaaaattttttatagaatattAATTGAattgttaaaattattagCTCCTATAATACCACACTTATGTGaagatatatattataatattcagattctaagaaaaaaaaaaaaaattaaatcaatttttttacttcaaTTTCcggaatttaaaaattacaaGGAAGTTAATTTagatattttgtttttaataaaaaattatattcataaacaaataaatctTTACTTTTCAAACTCACTACAAGCAATAGTCTACATTTATTCTGATAATAAGGATTTAATCAgtttaataaagaaatttttgAAAACATCAGATCCTTTGGAAAATTTTACCAATTATGATGATTTACGTTTTCTCTTCAACAtatctaatatttttatatgcaaCGATTTGAGTGAAATAGAAAacaaagataaaaattataaaacatataaaataccttctttaaattttaagcATAAGGATGAAAATCAAAATATGGAttgtttttttcaaaaaagtTATGGGAATAATATTCAAGACATGTTAATTTTTGATGAAAATTCAAATTATTCACACGTTCATATAGGAATAGCAAAAGAGGAATCAAATAAGTGTTCTAGGTATTTTTTACTGCATTTTGTGTCATTTTGACTATATACATTTTcaatatattcataattaATGCGCTTATTatgcttttatttatttatttattttctttttttattttagatGTTGGATGTATGGTAATGTGAGTTTATTTGAAGGAGAATTTTTTTGCCCAAGATGCTTAGATGTTATCAAAACATACtttaagtaattttttttttttagtttttacacttttcttattattttaaattttataaaactatttaaatttttaaaataattaaaatccaattattacattaaaaaaaaaataatgtattcATAGATGTAAACTtctatgtatatataaataaaattaataaatattaaaataaataaaaattatatgtttaaaaataaaattaaacataaaaaataacgtaaattaatgaaattttaaattcacttacaaaaaaatttagttcGGGTATTAGTTATACTTATCTTCATTTAACcacattctttttttctcctgaaataaaaaaaaaaaaatgaaataaaagtaaaatttttattggataatttttttttctttgtttaaatcataaatattaataaccaattaataataaataaatcaaaaaagaactatttaaaattattaataaattaattttaattaatttttattaaatatctATAATTccatatttatatgtatatatacataaatatgtttgtatttattaatttttcataaactAACCATTAATCGATTTTGAATATCAAAATAGTTTTGAAGATACTGatattgttttaattttagtttaagtttttttgtattaattaGTACAAGTTCTTTTAAcagattttttaaattatgatcTTCTAAATCTGCTAATTGTTTTGCTCTTTTTTTCGATGAATTAATAACTGTATTATGAATTTCTTGcatatctttttcttttaaaatatatgtagaaaaattttttttaaaagaatcattaaaattaaatggtacaaaatttgaattattaaaagtatTATTTTCCTGTGAATCTTTTTCTTCGCATTTCATATTAGTGTCTACTTTTTCATTGTGgtcacttttattatttacttcttcatttttaattatattttttatttcttcctTAGAAgtttcaattttttcttcatttctttcattattgtttttttcactattataaataaaggacaaaatttctttatttgtattatcacaattattttcttctaaattACTATGCacaattttttctttgttattGTTATGTATCCCTTCAGGATGATCTTCACCTTCATTTAGATTGTTATTTACTGAtacattattattacatAATTTGTTTTCCTTTTTGTTTTGAATATCTTcgtatactttttttttgtgtgtaTCATTCTTAATGTTTTCCTGTTTGCAttcctctttttttatttctcctTCAATCTCATATTTTACTTTCACTTCTTTTTCTAATTGTGTCTTGTGTTCCATTTCATAATTCTCTACTTTCTCATTTTCATTTGTATTAATATAGTTTTTCTGTTTGTCCAAAATAAGATCAACAATTTTTTTAGCTGCATATGCACCAATAAAGGGACTAATATTATTgcatataaatgataaaagaGATAAAAGAGTATTGTTTtgtttaaatgaattaaatgaaaaattgttaatattaaaaatattatctaAATCAAAATAAGGGTTTGATAATGGCatagaaataaatttataaatgcaGTCATATGGTGTTTTTGTTTGGATAGATTCACTTATTTTTTCCcagttatttttatatttacaaacACCatcaattaatttttctatttctgtTATATTCCAATCATTAtctgaaaaattataaggTATATTAACTTTGATAAAATTATCACTATTTAGAATATTTGGATATTTACTTAAATTATAACATTTACTACACCATATGCATTTATCTAATACTCCATacgaaattttttttatattattaggTTTCAGAAtgtaatatacatatatacatattttccCACAGCTaacacatttatatatattattattatgataaCTTTCCTTTGCTATAGCATTTTCTTTAGTATGATGATATTTGTTTTCTTCATCATATgtatttgctttttttttcatatcttCTAAATGTATAGATTTCTTTAAACATTCAAAAGtactatttaaattatttgaaataacagaatttttattttcattcagTTTATTTCTTGTTTCTATCGTATCTAAATTCTTGTTTGTAATAAATGATACATATTCATCAGAGTTATTTAGGGCTTCCACAGAATTACCATAATTTTTGGtactaaaattatttttcattgaTTCAGCATAATTTAGTTTATTgcaatttatattaaatgaattaattaaattattattagtataatttaagttattggtaatatttaaattagttGTGCTATTTAACATATTCATGTTATAtatcatattatttatattgttGTATGTAGGAATATGATTTGATGAATTtccatataaatttttatcaatatattcattttttattccattttcatttttcattaCTTTCATATTTAAGTGACAAtgtttattattactattattattatttaaataatgggAGTCGTTATTCATAAACCTTGCATCATTATAGTTTTCTTCATTTgtatttgaaaaataattttgcaTATTATACTTAccaataaaattaatattattgcCACtatcataatttaattttagttcttcattattcatattctttttttctagtgtattattacaatttttttctcttttatcatttttattatcataatcATCATTTCCCAATTTTTTATgcatattattaatttcttcAAAATTTAAGTAgttcatatatttaatatgatTGTACTGTGGATCATATTGCATATTAatcaatttattattttctaaaatataaaataaaatttcaattaagtttttatttgATCTTATATTTGATAAGCACTTTTCTAATGTTAACAATTGCATAGggtcatttttatataaattcacTATTTCGTTTTTTACtctatttatttctttatcagATTCTTCTGATCGTactatttcattatttaaaagagaataaatatattttaaatcttcttcatttatctcattttcatatttactactaaaaaatggaattttatatattctatttGTTTTACTATCTAGagtattttctatattactATTTACTTGATTCATATTATATGAATCAAAAGTCATTGattttacattatttaaGTTCAAATTATGAATACTATTTCTCATATTTGTTggtttttttataacaatgTTTCTTAAGAATGTGTTGAATGGATGCATCATGGAATTTTCATTCATTTCTTtcacataaatatttttattgttttcataaatttctgaattatttatttctttattagcATTTTTAAATTGATTCATTTCAACTGTATTCATTTCCGTACtgctaatatttttttgttggATATTACCCATGTTTATATAAGGATAAACATTTTTACTATCATTACTATGCACCTTTTCATTTAAACTCAGTTCATTTTGAGAAAATTTCCTATTTTCTGCTAAAATATTAGTGTCATATTGAGAATATGATAAACTACTAGATAAATTTTGATTACTTCCttgaaaataatttgtaAAACTATTTTGAATATTATTCCCTGAATATTCATTATGAATCGGATTCATAAAACTGGTTGGTAGATTATTCATAGGagaatcatttttattatcttttattatatttctatCATTTggtaatttatttaaattatttagtaaattgttatttttatttatttctgaatgttttatattattattacttaaattttctgtattttttaaagataatTTACTCATTTCTTGCGTGTTATTAACTCCTTCAGTTAAATTATCTAAATTAAttgaattattaattttattccttatattattttcattatattcatCTGTGTTTTCAAAATTCGTTTTATTGTTACTGTTACTATTTTCTTTACTATTATTGTTACTATAACTGctatcatttttaaaatttgcaccataatatttaagagaagttttctcatttttttcatttttatataaattattaaagtcATCCTTATTATTATAAGGAAATTCAGAactatttacattttttacttcttttacgttatttatttcttctttcaTTTCGACGTCATTTACTGATTGATTATAATTCAATTCATTCATAATACaattcttttcatttttcgaaatattattcttattttcattatcatttttattataacttACATTATTATCCATTTCATTCAAATTGacttattattttgtttctCCTAAATAGTTCGTTAATATCTCCCTTTTAAATAATgttcttattattttttttttttatctatttgataaatataaaaattaaaaaaaaaaaaaattcataaagttgtaattaatttataagaaattatttttttatatttttttattttttttattttatttatttattttttttgtttatttccTTTCTAAAagctttttcattttattcataataatatattatttttcaataaagtaaaatttcataatttcattatttttttctcatcctaatatttttttattttaaatttttaagaaatctagaatttttaaatatacgaaaaaaagttacaaagaaaaaagaaaactttttttttaatttattaaaaaaaagataaacatgcttaaaaaaaaaattagtgatatatgcatatacatatattagaagaaaaaaaaatttacttatatgtatttattaaatattttatgcaaaagtaatataatattaaaatttttaaattccttccttttttattttaaaatgaaattctataaatttttttttaattttatatttaaattataacatttatgttaaaatatatttattataaaatgtaaataactaatcttaatattattttacaaaTAAGAAATGTATTTGTTCTATATCTGAGGTTATACAAAAAGAAGCatttttgataaattaaaaatatatgaaaaaataaacaatatattttatatgttaCTTCAATATAAAACTTATAGACATTgacaatttttaattaaaagaatttttcaaaatataaaaaaatccTAAAAGACAAAAGAAATCAATTTTATGCTAATATAATAGGACAATTAATAtaatcatataaataaaaaaaaaaaaaacattataggatatataaaaaagctttttattattaaaaagttttatatgttatttattaatttttttaattaaaagtaataaaaaaagtaaaaatgaaGGATTCCcattttttgtataaatattattgattgataaatttttatttattttcataaatatataactaTTTTAAGATTTCTTTTTAAACTAGATGTTGTATTTTAAGcagatgaaaaaataaaaaaagcaCTTATTGGTTGTaagataaataatttatatatattgaaaaaaattttataaatttttttataattttaatcaagctgaattttttttttttttaatttaaaaaattatattatttcataaaattaaaaatatcttaCATGTAACTTGAAATagtttatttcattataaagttttatagtaatattagttttctttttaaataatatttttgttttaggaatattttttctaGTTAAGGATCattatatgtaaaatttatgtatgtaattaaaatattattaaactaTATGagta
The sequence above is drawn from the Plasmodium relictum strain SGS1 genome assembly, chromosome: 14 genome and encodes:
- a CDS encoding isoleucine--tRNA ligase, putative, which encodes MIKNVKSLALLFLLLEIILEKYTIICVKKINFFNYKSKNQIFSKKSDLLYFLQTKCKTKYIHKIYENKKNIKDIIKESLNLPIQYLPTTYNSFDRQIFIQNIWNNEQIYEKRNLKNIKRCIYNYCNKENELNNEIDKNKANALYKKEILINEFIKDKKIVTDLRKENVMKFISNDILVKSNNNTFLNKFQELIENNKKKETYIKNNKKKIILKLYERIIKNIKIIHDGPPYVNNDIHIGHILNKIIKDIYLKFLLFQNFFVLLIHGFDTHGLPIEYNVMKLLKISNIEELNLNSYPIGKASIKENTFNIDILSTLKKESQKEENYFLLSLFNKIKDIQSNILEKKVKYFKNLCKCYSSYFINEQLISLISYGIWGYWNYSYITFYKLYENIQYKVFQNLLKHKYIYISNRPIYHSYATKTVLSDSEIIYKKRVCNSFYFFYSFSKVSDHFLLYILKEFKGNKLLNEIFQLNEEEMEFYFQNLNSFIEYIDLNKNDNDYFNKLKSQIIYKIISNIKILVFTTQIHTIFNNKSLLIHEEYLYRIVKVNFENSESLFFIISDKSFDNFYNDLKKYYCKKPTIVGIQNITTLKGKYFHSCKYVNFIDKKSNDFIFVSKNEIKEFFGTGIVHLSPSHGFIDYNLYYKKNKLKKIYLNEKHFSEIKKEKTNDYYYNNLQLKKRLRDISSNNMIYNFLNYNNNHLLNYKTLNKEKKKKKFSFDIINQNVIDENDDLKEEYKRIIVKNIKNNIHLIEQNENNCEQNILSNLENNKININRKDIHLLFFYSFYQNILFYFPYEHSYTFDWRSHTTVQIKSLLQIYIDIKKIKNKMFFKSINKIKFINDHTKKSLIKTIKDRKEWCLSRQKYWGLSIPLKDINLNSEHKISFKKQIMDVWFDSSISYLYVFYMLRHILFNIYLKKIISSLKNVSFNPKEKNKIIFIKKYNNNNNLSFSIYDIYEEILKKKNNRFNFSNEKHLLKDILEKKKIFDPCKMYKCIINQIYNKNNFFKLQNVNDILFLKSKNQKKFFKNSLNIHLCCEGIDQIRGWFQSFFFIFFSLNTIRENKMEHSFNKLPIKNVVVHNYVVDKNNIKMSKSLNNVITPRELFLKFDNEKSKNPVFNKTERTKKNVTRKNINDKSTNIKVVKKNLEKTNVDKNVHKIIDKNTTHENLIKKSIEKNNELNKRFNADIVRLWLCCYNFVNKNITVSFEILENINKYIYLKIYNTFKFLFNNICDLNFSDKKLKFRDIQIMDKFILYKKDNLIKDCISAYKNLKLQLVLKYILNFIYKDLAIYIDYSKDRLYINKKNSISRKNCQKIFYRILIELLKLLAPIIPHLCEDIYYNIQILRKKKKIKSIFLLQFPEFKNYKEVNLDILFLIKNYIHKQINLYFSNSLQAIVYIYSDNKDLISLIKKFLKTSDPLENFTNYDDLRFLFNISNIFICNDLSEIENKDKNYKTYKIPSLNFKHKDENQNMDCFFQKSYGNNIQDMLIFDENSNYSHVHIGIAKEESNKCSRCWMYGNVSLFEGEFFCPRCLDVIKTYFK